The sequence TCTCTCATTTGTAAAAAAAGGTAACTAAGTATGATATCGTTCAGCAAACCCCATCATGAAGATATTCAATCCCATGTGAAATGTCTAGGGCTACTTGCAGTCGATCCTCCCAACTTAACACTCGTTTGTCTTCACCTAATTGTGGGGATAAAAAAATAAGCTGTCACCATCCAGAGAAATATAAGGAAAGAAAACAGAGATGAGGAGACAGAAAAGTTATTTGACGAGAGTTTGGcaatcaatttaaaaagttcTTAGTTTTCCTGCATATGGAACAAGTAGTACGTGGAAAGTAAAACATGATCACTGTATCCAAAGTACAAGCTAAGAATCAACTGTAAATTATGCATGTGAATGGCCTATTTCAAAAAGACATTACTTAACTCGTTGTGTAATATAAGATCACTTGTACAGAGGATTTGACTTAAATAGTGAAAATTTGTCGCTGATACAACAACCCCAACATACAATGAATCAAAGAACAGACCTTTTTACGTTAATTTTAACTTCATCATTACCACCTCCTTTTCTCGCTCTaatgaccaaaataaaaaagtGTGGATAATCAAAAGCCAGTTGAGtataaaaatatacaaaagAAGAGAATACATGACCCACGTCCATTTATCTAGACATGAACACGACTCTTGATACTATTCATATGGCCCCAAACAATACCATATCAAAGTCAGCAAGACTTGTTACTGCGGTTGGACATTATGGAGACTATCATATCTttcaaattcttgcaaaatCCTTTTCACTGTGTCTTTGGTTAATTCGTGGATAAACAGACACAAACTAGTTTTATTCTTCCACTAGGATATTATTCAAATACGGAGTGAGAGTAGCAATGGCAATGCTATAAGATAATAGTGATTACGGACAATAGTATTCAGCAGACCAGATCATATGTATTATCAACTTACTATATATAAGGTTTTCCAAGCTTCCGTTGCTCATGTACTCATAAACCAGCATGCGTTCTCCTTTATCAACACAGTATCCAactaaatttaccaaatttctgTGATGCAACCTAGCTAGCAAAGAAACCTGAGAAAAGAATGGTAGATACCATAAGATCAAGAACTGAATTGAACATTTATATAAAGTGAATCTGATGCAGTCTATCTGAGAACATCACCAGGTAAAAGCTTtaagaaaggaaaaaaatacAGCCAACACAGTAAATTCGTtaaatgtttatatttatttttgtccaAGGTCCCCTTTGAACAATATGTTTTCCtacttttttaaaatttcttcaCATACTTCTTGGAACTGAAAATATTATCTGCTCAAATGGCAACCTTCACATTAAAATGAGAAACAGTAGAATAAGTATTCCTGTCATTAAAGGAGATGATTCAGTTCCACAGTAGCAGCATATTGGGAGTCTATTCTTAGAAGTGGAAAATGTTTAGAAATGACACCAAAATTTATATCGGTCTATAATTTAACTATTCCCTAATTGCAAATATACGTCTCCATCACCAGGTCGAGTTTTTAAGGGTATATAACGTTTCAATTGGTTCTAAACTGTACTCCTTCCATGGGAAAGTGAATGATCTCTTTATTCATGGGTGAATGGACTTTCTTGTTCGATAATATCAAGTGATGAATTTAAAAGTATAAATGCATATGGTAAAGTGAGATTAGTTGATTGGAGGAGAGGCGTGACAGTCAGTAAGTAGTACAATCTCCGGGTGAACAGTTAAGGATCTTGCTGCTACCTCTGTGTGAAATTCCCTTTCCCCTTGTTTGGAATTTGAAGCAAGAACTTTTACAGCAACCACTTCACCTGCAGGCATTATGGCTTTATATACTGGGCCAAATGAACCCTGGCCAAGAATAGTTGTGAAATTCTGTGTTCCCTTCTGAATGTCTCTGAAAATGAGAAGGGGCATCAATCATAGATCCATCAAATGCTACATGTGACGTAAATACCAAAACATGAAAGACAATTACTGAGTGAAAAGTATCCTGATTGAAAAGCATAATCGAGCTTGGTAAAATCAACATACTATGAGTGAGCAAACCCGTCCTGCCCTCTCTTTCATGGGTCATCAAACTCCTCCACTTTCACCCTTCCCAACATACAATTCATGGgatgaaacaaaaataaaaatttgttgcTAACTTTGCAATATAATATAAGGAAACGTCCGACGCCCTCCAACCCTAAGATCTCCAACTCTTACATTAAATAGTATATCGAATGTATTCTGATTTGTAGTGGGATTATTGGCAAGGAAATACTTGGATCATCCAAAATTAACCAACTTTTAGCGATCATAATATGCCATCATACGTCAGTCAAGAAAAAGAACCTCCAACAACAATTAAATTTAAGCTAAACGTGATGAGCATGAAAACTAATTCAACAGGACAACATACTTGTAATGGTATCTTGGAATACCAGATGCTGAAGCAAATCGATCTTTGGTATGATTATTCCACCATGAATGTTGAGGTTTTTGGTCAAGGAACTCTGAACCCGGGATAGTTACAGAATTTGAGATAGAGGCGCTTGAATCAATGCTCGTACCTAAGCCATTAGTTCGTATAGGAAGGATAGCAACAGATCGTTCATTTGAGCAGCGCCGAAGATGAGCACGTCTCTTATACCAACAAATGCCAAAGAATACAAGTGATGCTATGAGTATGCCCGCAGTCAAGCCAACAGAGATGCCAATTATAACCAAATCCGTTTTATGAACCATTTTATGGTCCTTCAACCGTATTACAAATCAGAGGCATTGCAGGAAAAGTACCATGGTCACTGGAATTGTACATTAAAAAAGAAAAGCATAACTCAATTAAAAACCAAACAGTTGAAAGAGAATAAGAACTCATTGCCAGTGGCAGAAGACAGTATACGACGTCCTATTGGAACAAGAAATTTTTTCTCCAGAACttgattttatatgttatgGCACAACAAATTTAGATCACCCTACCAAATGTCACCGAAAAATTCAAGGACACTAATTAGCAATGGAGAAATGGTTTTTGATACATGCACAAACAAATTTGCAATAGTTAAATCCACGGATAGACCCGAGCGCAAATAGTTCGACAACATTGACCCATCGTTTattcataaatcataattttacATGTGAAAACTAacattacattttttttttttacttgggtTTCAAAGGGAGAGAGATTTATGTCAGCTCACCCAAGTGGTGGTGACAACCTAACATATTTCATGTTCCTGTACTCTGCACCGCATAGTCCCATTCTTGCTTTGTTTGTTTGTCTGTTTTTTTTAAGAGAAAATCGAGAAATTGGGACATAAATactttgattttatttcataCATCAATATAATCCACTACTTGCTTCGTAGAACTCCGTGTCCGCATCTAAATTTTGACCGTAGGCAAATTATATGAAccatgaaaaatataatataaatgcaTAGCCGATAACAATAAGCATGAATTAAAGCGATATATAGGTTCCCAAATCATTCCATCAGAAGTTTTCGCTAATTTGTTAACACTCAAAACTTAGAGATGGTATCCAttcaaaccgaaacaaacatTTACATTACACCAGATAACCCTATCATTCTTTTTTTATGAAACATAATCAGTAAACTggaattccagtaaaagaaaaAGATGATCATCAATCGATAAATATTAGGAATTTGAGAAGCTACATGATACCACAACAAAAACCTTGAATAGATGATATCGCAATACTTTAAAAAAGctacaatatttattttttaaaaaaagcaggAATAACCGAATAAGCACATGAATCAGAGATAATTGATCAACATGATACTACAATAAAAAGAACTGAATAGAAACACAATGGAAACGTAATCTAACTCATACAGGTTTCACGTACAAAAGGTAATCAATAGAATAATCAAACTTTCAAGGCATCATCGACGCAACGATCAAGTGGGTTTCCCAAAAACTTCATAAACAACAACAGTACAGGTAGAATACAAACAGCACGGGATCACAAAAAAAGAATCGCTTTCAGTAATATACCCAAATATCGGCTGCATTTTCAACTCGAGGAAGAAAAAACCCGGAACACGACCAAAGAGAAGAAATTACCCGTGGCAGAGGAAATCccatcaaatatttttcaagctGCAATTGACTTGTTCAGCTGCAAACAACAAATCATATCATATTATATAAAACATGGAGTAGTTTAATTTGGTACATATGGGAAAAAGAATTCTTTGGGGAGCGAAACAACATCGATTGAAGAGGCAAACAGGGTTTTGGGGCGAGATGTAAACGGTGATCACTGGGGAATTTGGCAGTAGAAGCCGATTTTGCCGATTGGTTGGGTTTAGGGAGTGGACTTGGGCACCTCCGCCTTTTTGTCCTGCGTTTTGGTTTTGTTCGAGTCAAATTTCTCACGCGGCGAAAATTACTATAAATTTTTCTGTCAATTTATATCAAattatatagttatttatttttatgcatatataattaaaaaaaatggttttcacgggaaaattttataatattgatATTATCCATGAAAGAGTTGATTTGCCTCGCGAACAAAGATTAGTGACATTATCAGACTAGAGATCTAGTTAATTAATTATAAGATAAAgcaattttctaaataaatatatttaattgttcAGAATATACAAAATCTCGATTCTTTAAATTTATGTTTCCAGCACCACTCTTATTAcgtctaaaaaaataaatctaattttaaaaataaaactcaaatataaaaattaataacgaAATGATCACGATAATACAATGTTCCTCTTTTTTATCACTCTGATATCGTACAACCACAAATCTCTTTTTGTAAAAATTAAAGGTCATTTATGACTGGTTGTttgaaacaatatttaaaacgaattttaaaatttaatggaGAGTTATAGTTTATTTTTAGAACACAtagttttataatataaaattacattttatattaaaaaaaatgtaatatgTATACCAAcatctaatttcaattattttctCATTACTAATTACAGTTATTTTTACATATTcgtattatttaagtttttaactcaatttttatttaaattattattattttcatataataatatcaaatccactaatttgatttattattattatgtaaaAGTTGAccgatttgaaaaaaaaaaagagtagaAGTTCGGTCTACATTTCGTCATTTCGTGCCCATTTCACTTGttctatatattattattattattattattattattattatatatatatatacatatattgcgTAAAAGAAAGTTTCCCCCCTGAAATGGAAAAAATTTGCATTTTGCCCCTTTAAAGACCCTTAAAGAGTTGCAAAATGCCACCTCTAGGCTGCTATTATTTCGTCAGGAGTAGTTAATGACTTTAATTGGAATTTGGAGCTGCCTTCACATACCCCGCATGTGCTCAATAAATAGTTTTTACTCTTATACAAGAGTGTTCCCTAAATTGTGAAGTAGGAATTCGCTTCTCTTAGGTCTCAacatacatttttttttctcaaaatgaATTTATGAGTTGTCCAACGATTTACTTGATTAAAACGTGACTTACAGAGTATCACGATTATTGttgttatccaatgatttatTTGACTAACGTGACTTGCAGAGTATCACGACGGCTGATTTCCGCgtcatgaaaaaaataaatgaattttttttttacgtaaatgtctatatttttttagaatatatatatatatatatattattattattaaaaattaagagAGCGTGAAAGAATGAAGCCATTCTTTGTAcgtcaattattttttaatatttcgaAAAATATCTTTAGATTTTTTTAACATAATCTTACATTTTTTGTGCAGACTCTTCTCCATTTTTTTCGTGCAATATGCAATTCCCAAATATGAGATATATTTCTTCTCATTCAGAatcatcaaaaattaaaatattgaaccaaagaTCTCAATACATTCCATTGTTCGAtagttttgtaaaattattgaatttatttacaTTTTGCGAAACACATCACATCACGTATAACACAATTACATAATTGCTTATACATATGAATGCTGtgcatatatatgtatgtgtgttagtcaaaaacattatctaaactttttttttcttgtgaattttattatgttaaCGGAGATTGTTACCTTTCGATCTCGAATTAATTCTATTTTCTATATAttaaaattcattatttttattttaaatttataattatgaaACAAATTATTTTGACCAAAAAACTCgagaaattatttataaataattaaataaaataattgactTTGAATTTAACACTCTTGTATAACgataaataaaattcaatttatattttagaaaaaggttaaaatataatcaattaatataaaataatataacatgtgatttttaaaatatataaattaaaattactaaattctgaaattttttattttttgtttcaacCTAATTTCCtcgtatatttttttataaggtTTCGGATAGAAGAAAAACATTGAAAATGattgaatattattttgttaaCTGAGTCAAGAAGTAAACATCTAATCATAGCAATCATGTCATATTGTAAGCCCACCACCTTCACGAAATTGCTCGGAAGACTTATAAATGCCCAAATACAGAAAATAAATGGACTTTCAGATTCATATCTCACCACGCGAACGTTATCTTCTGTTGGCGCAATATCATTTtctatatttaataaatatttattaattgacAAGTCATTTTGAATTTTCGTCTTAAAAATATCTCTAGTTTAATttataattcatatttttttaagaaaataaagcAAACAATTTCAAACATGAATTCTGGTTAAAATTCCATGTATACCGTCAAtcgttattaaaatattttttgggaAAAATTTGCATATAAAATGATCGGTCAATAAAAAATACGCACTATGTTAATTATTAAAGCTTTGAAATAGAATaatatttgttgtttttttttatttttctttttgaaaccaatatttgttgttgttagatttatCAAGATAACGATTTTccaaatcattcatcatattaactaagtttaaaagttaataaaTTTGGTCCGTGTGAAGTTTTTTGCCTCAATAAATGGCAATAAATATGTACGCACGAATGTTGGAATTTATCCTTTACATCTCTTTAACTTGTTATTTAAATCAATCTGGGATATATATTATACACACGATATTTGGGGAAAAAAACATGTGAAATGGTTTCACTTGTTCCTTTCGTGAGACGGATATTCAACTCTGACCCGACTAATAAAatatgttaatttttttatgttaaaaatattattttacacTGCATATATAGATCATGCCGACTCATATCACAAATATAGATATACGAGACCGTCACATAAAAGACCTCTTAAATATTTGGAGGTTATGTAATTTCAAAAACCACAATCCAACAGTTGAACTTCATAGTCGAGTCTAATTTAAGAACTGCTCTTtcgaaaaatatataaataaaatataatataatcatcATAATTATCTGGCCTCGagatttcaaatttaaactATGGTTCGAGACTCGATCGTATCAAACACACGAATAGCCAAGAGAGGCTGGACAAGTGACTGGTGAGTTGTTGGGGTTGTCTGATCTCTATTCTCTCATGTAGAAGGCAGAATCCAGCCGTGTTAAGACGCGCCACCTGTGAGAATGGGTTTAGTATAAAGAAATATGGTCTATTTACCATTTTTTCACTTATATATGCAAACACACATATGATAGTGTTACATACATAGACACCCATAGACATAGACAACAAACAAATCTGTGTCTGAACCGTTTGGTGTTCCCAAATCCAAGCAATTATCTTACTCACACGAGTCATCATCAGTTCCTTTCAATTCCTTTGACTTCCACTCTCACCGCGTCTCTATCTTCTTTCACTCTCACTGGGTGCGTGCAGTGCGTGAAATGAGGTGGGTTTCGCCCGCCAAAGGCGGCGGCCCTAGCGGCGGCGAGAAGGGAGTGTTTTTCAAGTCCAGGCTGAAGTGGGTGGGGCTTATAGGCCTCGTTCTGTCTGCTGTCTCACTCTTCGCACATTTTCTTCTCGCGAGATACACTTACGGGTTTGCTGCTTCAGACTACCAGTCTTCGATCACCATCTTTTCTTGGAGGCCCATCTTGGAGAATGCAGGATTTTCCAGCGATGTAATGTGATAAAGATCCAAACTTTCTGTGTAATTTCCTGTGTTTTTCTGCTGCGATTTGGTTTGCGCGGTTCGAATCTAGGATTTTAGTTTCGTTTAATGGTGTGTGGGTCTCGAGTTTGCTGAAACTGTGTGATTGAATTATGCTTTTCTTGTAGAGAGAAGAGATTTTGGTTTATTGAATTGCGAAAATTCGAGGAACTTTTTAGGGAAATGGAGTGGGTTTTatgaataatatttttctaATGTGGTGTTTAGTGGGGCCAATCTGCTGGTATAATTGCTAATTAGTACCCTTTTGAGTTACTCATAAGTTTAGTTTTAGATCCCCTATGTTCATATGCACTTTCTATGTTTCTGAAGCCTAATGTTCCTGTTTTGTGGATTTCCGTACCTTTGTAGGTATGATTAAGGGTTCTTTTTATTTCGTTTGGTGGTTTTATGGGACATCATAGTTTCGCTATTTGCAGACTGCATTATATAGAAGACTTTGGGGTCCAGTCAGGTCTCTTGATTCGATTCATCCTTATGCTAATCCAAGAGGACACTATGTAGGTAAGATTTTTTTCTTGATGAGCTGAGGTAGATTGGTGGCAATTCCCTAATTTTGGTTTATGAAAatcagaaaatattaaatagaAATCAAGATATCTTTATATTTTCGTCCGAATATGCTGTTTATTACTTAATAATAGGATTCAATATGTTGCAGCTCCTGTCACTAGCAACGGATTTATATTTGTGAGGATACAAGGTGGTTTTCACGAAATCAGAAACTCTGTGAGTGTTACGCTGTCGTTTGAACACAGCCTCATCTATCTGgcatatttttttgttattcttTTTATGAAGGAGAATTCTTTGCAATATCTTACTTTTCTGCAGATTTGTGATGTTGTCGTCGTTGCTCGGCTTCTCAATGCCACTCTAGTTATTCCTGAGATACAATCCACTACAAGTAGCAAGGGAATCAGGTTGGTCTCTTTTCAACTTTCAATACATGTTTCTGCTGCACAAAAGATTGGTTAACTCAATACTCATTAATGTTATGCAGCACGCAGTTTAAGAGTTTCGCTTACCTCTATAACGAGGATCAGTTTATGGTGGCTTTAGCAGAGGATGTCAAGGTCGTCAAAACACTACCAAAGGATCTTAAAGGCGCgagaagaaagaaaaagatCCCATCTTTCAAAGTCTCCAAGTCGGCATCTCCATATTTCTATCTCCACCATGTTCTTCCAGTGTTGAATATGCACTCAGTTGTCGAGCTTGTTGTACCGGATGGTGGGTGCTTGCAGGTAAATACTAGAACACATAATATTTTGTTGCGCACAGCTATCCTTTTTAATTATGGTGGCGGCACGTCACGCATAAACCAATATGTCTTTGTGATATAATCTGGTATGAATCAGGCAGTACTTCCTCCACATCTAGAAGAATACCAAAGGCTGAGATGTAGGGTTGCTTATCATGCTCTAAGGTTCAGAGAGGAGGTCCAGGAACTTTCCACAAAGATTCTGTACAGGTTGAGGGCTTCTGGACGTCCATTTATAGCCTATGATCCGGGGATGACGAGGGATACTCTAGCATATCATGGCTGTGCTGAGCTCTTTCAGGTATCTCTTTAGTTAAACCTTTTGCCTTCCAGTGTTAGCTTCTGTATTATTTTTTCAATCCGTTAAGGTTTGCAAAACATTCAGTCTTTGTTTTGTCTGCTGTTCCTATTTAGGATGTGCATACCGAACTTATCCAGCATAAGCGAGCCTGGATGCTAAAGCGGGGAATTGTCAGAGGGAACCTTTCTGTAGATTCAGCTACGCAGTTTCGTAACGGTCTGTGTCCACTTATGCCTGAGGAGGTATATTTCGTTAATATAAATCGATTATGTTTCTTGTCAGAGTTCTTGTAGACCATCTTTTGTAActgaatattattattattattattttttacagGTTGGTATTCTTCTTCGAGCTTATGGCTACTCATGGGACACAGTAATATATGTTTCTGGTGGTGAGGTCTTTGGTGGGCAGAAGAAACTGATTCCCTTTCATGCAATGTTTGAAAATGTCGTCGACCGGACTTCCTTGAGCGTGCCGTGGGAGCTAAATAAAATGTATGGTCGGGAAGCTAATCTCGTGGATAAAGCTCCCAAGGCTTCATCACCTCCAGTGAAAGTCGAACGGAAGCCCAATGACTGGAAAAATTCAGGGCCTCGACCACGTCCACTCCCGCCACCACCAGCTCGACCAAAATATCCTTACAACATTGAAGGTTGGTGGGGTTGGGTATCTGAGAGCGATAATGAGCCGGAGAGTACAGTTATCGAGTTGAGGACCAATGCACATAAATTGCTATGGGAGGCGATAGACTACACTATCTGTCTAGAAGCAGATGTATTTATCGCAGGATTTGATCGTGATGGTAAAGGAAACCCGAATTTTGCTAGCTTGGTTATGGGGCACAGGCTCTATCAGTTTGCTGCCTCCAAAACTTTTCTCTTAGACAGGTGATTTTCGTGACACCATAGCCTCCACACCCCATTCGACAAAAGCTTTGGAATTATGTGTGTGTTTCTTCGGTATTTTTTCCCCAAAATTGGAGGTTTCAAACCCCAAAATCCTGAGTTGTCTCAGTCACTCTACTCTACTGATTTATTGGATTCACCCCTGATGCTAGACATAGTCTTATCATGTTTTTCTTGCCATGTGATGTAGGAAAGAAATCGCGAAGCTTTTAGATGAGATCCGGGACCACTTTTACCAAGCCAACCACACCTGGATAACATCAGTACGAAGACATATGAGAAGAAATTTAATCGATGGTCTGATTCAGGAATCCGCTAGATCGAAAACGTTATCATTTTTGTCGTTTCCCATCCCCGAGTGCTCATGCTTGCGAAACAACCCAGCTGAAGTGTCGTCCCATGCTTCAAGCCCTTCAGCTCGTTCGCAGCTACACAATGCTCTTGGAGCTATGCACCACTGTCCATCCTGGATGGATGGAGTACCTTCTGGATCGATGGACaaggaagatgatgaatatCTCGAAAAAGATGACTCAGATTCACCCGCCACTGGGCTTCTTTTCCGGCAGAGTGATGCTGGTGAGAGTCCTGAGGGAGTAGAAGTAAGCAGCAAAGAAGATGCACAGATCGAAGATCAAGAGGAGCTAGAAGGCGGAGAAAGGTGACAAGATTGTGGTGATTCTGAGAGGCATGGTTATAAGCAACCACCAACTTGTATTTGAACCGGGTTGGTGCCTATTCAGAACGACCGGTCTAGCGTGCTCGGGTATGGTTCGATGAATCCTCGAGATGGGATCTTTGAATGATCCCTGCCATTAATTTTTGACGTAATCTAGGTCTTGTGGTTTAGGGTCTTGACGACAATGGAATGACTCTAGTTTAGGGTGTTGTACTTAGGAATCATAACTATTGAGAGACTGCCTGAATTAAGGTTAAGGTGGTTGCACACCTTcatcgaaaaaaaaatcaaagaaattgGCATGACATGATTGGACGTGTttctatgttttttttaaacgtGGCTTGTCTGTATaatgtatatattatttttagttgGAGAAGCGATTTGTTACAATCGAGTTTCGAAATTAAAAAATAGTTAGACTTGtcatgtttttgttttgttgtgTTTCCTGTATAACTTTATTCAGACGTGATCTATGTGTTAACATTATTTTCTGTTATAGGAGTATGAGTTTATTATAATCGAGAATTTGATGTGAAGTCATAAATTGAAGCGCAAAATTAAGAGACAAATCCACAAACTAAATCCAAAGTCGAAGTCGAGAATCTCCATTGGTTCCAATATGCAGTTTAATATAAAAGTATAAACTACTGTCCCTCTCTgctataatattataataagatATAGAGACGTCACGCTTGTTACCGATAATTATTCAGTTGTCATCGTAATTTACTGTATCAAGATTTTTATAGGAGTTATTGATTTATCTAACGATATAAAGAacttaaattataaaatttgtaTCCCCGATTTTTGACTTCAAATCAATGGTCATATTAAGCGGATAACTTTAGTTTATCTGAtactaataatttaaatttaaaacgaATATGTAATTAGATCCATCCATTGGAAGTCAAGAACAACttcaaaaaatgaatttttttaaaaaaaaaaagaaagaaaaaaaggaGGAACAGCGTGAGTGGGGATGCTTTG comes from Henckelia pumila isolate YLH828 chromosome 4, ASM3356847v2, whole genome shotgun sequence and encodes:
- the LOC140864021 gene encoding O-fucosyltransferase 27, whose amino-acid sequence is MRWVSPAKGGGPSGGEKGVFFKSRLKWVGLIGLVLSAVSLFAHFLLARYTYGFAASDYQSSITIFSWRPILENAGFSSDTALYRRLWGPVRSLDSIHPYANPRGHYVAPVTSNGFIFVRIQGGFHEIRNSICDVVVVARLLNATLVIPEIQSTTSSKGISTQFKSFAYLYNEDQFMVALAEDVKVVKTLPKDLKGARRKKKIPSFKVSKSASPYFYLHHVLPVLNMHSVVELVVPDGGCLQAVLPPHLEEYQRLRCRVAYHALRFREEVQELSTKILYRLRASGRPFIAYDPGMTRDTLAYHGCAELFQDVHTELIQHKRAWMLKRGIVRGNLSVDSATQFRNGLCPLMPEEVGILLRAYGYSWDTVIYVSGGEVFGGQKKLIPFHAMFENVVDRTSLSVPWELNKMYGREANLVDKAPKASSPPVKVERKPNDWKNSGPRPRPLPPPPARPKYPYNIEGWWGWVSESDNEPESTVIELRTNAHKLLWEAIDYTICLEADVFIAGFDRDGKGNPNFASLVMGHRLYQFAASKTFLLDRKEIAKLLDEIRDHFYQANHTWITSVRRHMRRNLIDGLIQESARSKTLSFLSFPIPECSCLRNNPAEVSSHASSPSARSQLHNALGAMHHCPSWMDGVPSGSMDKEDDEYLEKDDSDSPATGLLFRQSDAGESPEGVEVSSKEDAQIEDQEELEGGER
- the LOC140867485 gene encoding calcium/calmodulin-regulated receptor-like kinase 2, with product MVHKTDLVIIGISVGLTAGILIASLVFFGICWYKRRAHLRRCSNERSVAILPIRTNGLGTSIDSSASISNSVTIPGSEFLDQKPQHSWWNNHTKDRFASASGIPRYHYKDIQKGTQNFTTILGQGSFGPVYKAIMPAGEVVAVKVLASNSKQGEREFHTEVSLLARLHHRNLVNLVGYCVDKGERMLVYEYMSNGSLENLIYSEDKRVLSWEDRLQVALDISHGIEYLHDGAVPPVIHRDLKSANILLDSSMRAKVADFGLSKEETYDGHKSGLKGTYGYIDPMYISTNTFTAKSDVYSFGIILFELITAIHPHQNLMEYVNLAAMTPDGVDEIIDAKITDSCNIEEVRALAKIAHRCLHKTSRRRPSISEVSQAILKVKQRRLVKEDTMSFAREDYSRAVSRIECQQLELKKMASINERLTE